The DNA window TAGTAGGTAAAGTAACATCTGCATTTCCAATAAATGAAATTCCAATTGAACCACTATTTGCATTTCCTGCATGTGCCCCCCTTACATCAGAAGTCGGTAAATTGGGGTTTTTTCTGCCTTGATATAAATTCCCATATTTATCTGTTAAATAATTGTATCCAATATCTGCCCATCCTAGTGTATTAACATGGTAATTCCAATAGGAGCGCACAATTGATGGCCCATCTGTATATGTATTTGGCGAAGCGCCATGATGAATTACGATATGAGTAGCATCAATATAAGTAACAGCATAATTGGCATTATGACAATCAGTGTAGCTTCCGCACCAATCAGAACGAGGAATTATGGTTGGTAAAGTAGGACAACTTGATCTTAAGGTTTCCTGGGTTTCTTCTTTTTTATCTTTTTCAATCCATTCAGGAATGGCATAATCATTCGTTGTGTTTAAAATATCAACCCGTGAAAAATTAATCTTTGCCTTCTCATATGCAATTAAATGTATTTCAATTGCGGAATGAATTGTTGCATCATTGGTAAAAAGTAATTCGCTCCAATATAATCCGGTTGGAGTTTCTTCTGGAGCAACTTCGCCATCACTGCTTATCCATTCCTTCCAAATTCCATCTAATCCTTTTACTCTGTAATTTATTTTAAATTCGCCAGGTTTTATCCCTTTTTCAGAAGATTCCCATCCAATACCAAAACAATTAAAATCAATGGGTGATTCTATAAGAAAGACATATGAACCTTCATTGTTTTTCCTTAGGTTAGTTTCTTCCCATTCTATAATATAAGAAGGAGACTCTCTCCTTTGATGATCATTAGTAATTTTATTAGCTCTTGGAGATATTCCTTCATGATTTCTACCATTTTGAGCATAAATAAAGGTAAATGAAGAAATAATTATAACAGATAAAATGTAAATTTTTTTCATGCAATGAATTTATAGTCATATTAAAAATGTCAAACAAATTTAACCTATAAAACGAATGAATGAAAAAATCAGAAAAGAATTTAAATCCCAAACCCAATTCCCATTCTTATTATTGGATTGCGATAGGGTGAATATTCTGATTGATTTATATTCCACAATGCCAATATATTTATAAAAGTTCTCCCACCTAAATGTTGTCTATAACCCCCACCTACCAGAATATTGGTTACTTCCACCCTTCTTACATTACCAATATCAAAAACCTCAAGATTTAATATTTCATATTCAACATGTCCAAAAAGGTTATCCAGGAAAAAATACCGTCCAAATAAACGTCCACCATAAATATTGGTACTGAAATCAACTGAGGGGACCCTTAAGCGATAGTACATATATGTAATTCCTGCTCCCGCAGATAACTTATCAGTTAATCGATATCCCACCAAGGGAGAAAGATCAATTACAGTTTCGTTTCCAAACTGCAATCCGAAATTTCCTCCAAAAAACAACCTTTCCTTAAAGGATTGTTCCTTTACAGGCCTTTCCTGTGAAAAAGCATCTAAAGCTGTTTGCAACAGCATTATGGTTAGAATAAACTGTATATACTTTGATCTGGCTTTTGTATGCATTTTTTTACAAAATTAATAAATTTAAAACTTACTTTTGGCTAAGAAGTTGTCCTTTTTTATCTCAATTTATGAATATTATTGTAACTGGTGCCAGTAGCGGAATAGGATATGATTCTGTTAAAACTTTAGCTATGAGGGGAGGAAATAGTATAATAGCAATCGCACGAAGACAAGATTTACTCCAAAATTTAATTAGAGAATGTGAGCAATATCCTTCATCAGAGGTGACTGCCCTTCCATTTGATATTCAATCTGAAGATTTTTCTAAACTTAATGAATACGTTAATGATAAATTCACAGGTATTGATATTCTTCTAAATAATGCAGGTTTATTAATAAGTAAACCGTTTGAAAAATTAACAAAAATGGATGCTCATGATTTATATAACACCAACTTTTATAGTGTTGTTAAAATCATCCAGGAACTTTTGCCTCTTTTTAATGCTCCATCACATATAGTTAATATTAGTAGTATGGGTGGATTTCAAGGAAGCGCTAAGTTTCCAGGACTTTCGGTTTATAGTGCTACTAAAGCAGCAGTAGCTTGCTTAACGGAATCTCTTGCTGAAGAATTTGGCCCCTTAAAGATTTCAGTAAACTGCCTGGCCCTGGGCGCGGTTCAAACCCAAATGTTGGAAAAAGCTTTTCCTGAATATAAAGCTAATCTTAGTTCTTCTGAAATGAGCTCATTTATTGCTGATTTTTGTT is part of the Bacteroidota bacterium genome and encodes:
- a CDS encoding SDR family oxidoreductase, which encodes MNIIVTGASSGIGYDSVKTLAMRGGNSIIAIARRQDLLQNLIRECEQYPSSEVTALPFDIQSEDFSKLNEYVNDKFTGIDILLNNAGLLISKPFEKLTKMDAHDLYNTNFYSVVKIIQELLPLFNAPSHIVNISSMGGFQGSAKFPGLSVYSATKAAVACLTESLAEEFGPLKISVNCLALGAVQTQMLEKAFPEYKANLSSSEMSSFIADFCLNGSKYFNGKILPVSISTP